One Clupea harengus chromosome 3, Ch_v2.0.2, whole genome shotgun sequence DNA window includes the following coding sequences:
- the c3h15orf40 gene encoding UPF0235 protein C15orf40 homolog, producing MNSRSPCLRLGLRVLFESLDFRNCYTFPGKTARFHTLFTDCQKSSVFLFQLLQKRFLRNKNMPKKNKSGKGVKARSEETTPGPISRNKTGGISIAVHAKPGSKQNAITDVSSEAVGVAIAAPPTDGEANTELVRYLSKVLNVKKSEIVLDKGSRSREKIINVSGSLSPEEVLERLKAESSQ from the exons ATGAATTCACGCAGTCCTTGTTTACGTTTGGGATTAAGGGTATTATTTGAGTCTCTGGACTTTAGAAATTGTTACACATTCCCAGGGAAGACTGCACGTTTTCACACTTTGTTTACAGATTGTCAGAAGAGTTCGGTGTTCTTGTTTCAGTTACTTCAAAAACGTTTCCTTCGGAACAAAAACATgccaaagaaaaataaatcg GGTAAAGGCGTGAAAGCACGGTCAGAAGAGACCACACCAGGCCCAATTTCTCGAAATAAAACTGGAGGAATTTCCATTGCTGTACACGCGAAGCCTGGTTCCAAGCAAAATGCCATTACTG ATGTGTCGTCAGAGGCAGTAGGTGTCGCTATCGCTGCACCCCCAACTGATGGTGAGGCCAATACTGAGCTTGTCCGTTATCTATCCAAGGTGCTGAACGTGAAGAAAAGCGAAATAGTTCTCGATAAG GGCTCTAGATCCAGAGAGAAGATCATTAATGTGTCTGGATCATTAAGCCCTGAAGAAGTCCTGGAGAGACTGAAGGCAGAGTCCTCTCAGTGA